Proteins encoded in a region of the Apilactobacillus apisilvae genome:
- a CDS encoding amino acid permease has product MEKTPNNDNSQLSKGLKNRHVQLIALGGTIGTGLFLGAGESIQFAGPSIILAYLIAGIAGFFIMRSLGELLLSDVNCHSYIEFIDKYLGKRLGFVAGWTYWACWISIAMAEITAAGLYIHYWFPAIPQWVTGLFLLIILFLTNSINVSAFGETEFWFALIKVVAILTLIATGVVLVVINYKTPVGHASISNLFGSSMFAHGFSGFLLSFQMVIFSFAGIEMIGMTASETNDPEVVIPKAINEVPSRILIFYIGSLVALMCIYPWEHINATSSPFVQVFQNIGITAAASIINFVVLTAAVSACNSAIFTTGRMIYSLTYGSKKYMGKQLGSLNKHQIPSKGILFSIAVIAVSLILNAYMPDGVFQLISSVSTTCFLFIWGLIVLAHIKYRKVVSDNNDDDKLTFKMPLFPFSNYFVLAFLIFVAVIMLFRFNTLIALIGSIIWIACLYFIKLITDEFEKR; this is encoded by the coding sequence ATGGAAAAAACACCTAATAATGATAATAGTCAATTATCAAAAGGTTTAAAAAATCGTCATGTCCAGCTAATTGCTCTTGGAGGAACAATTGGAACAGGTTTATTTTTAGGAGCTGGAGAATCAATCCAATTTGCAGGTCCCTCCATTATATTAGCTTACTTAATAGCTGGAATAGCCGGTTTCTTTATTATGAGATCGCTGGGTGAACTTTTATTATCAGATGTTAATTGTCATTCTTATATTGAATTTATTGATAAATATTTAGGTAAACGATTAGGATTTGTCGCGGGGTGGACTTATTGGGCTTGCTGGATTTCTATAGCAATGGCCGAAATTACTGCTGCTGGTTTATATATACATTACTGGTTTCCTGCTATTCCACAGTGGGTTACAGGTTTGTTTTTACTTATAATATTATTTTTAACTAATTCGATTAATGTATCAGCTTTTGGTGAAACCGAATTTTGGTTTGCTTTGATTAAGGTAGTGGCTATTTTAACTTTAATTGCTACTGGTGTGGTTTTAGTTGTAATTAACTATAAAACACCAGTTGGACATGCTAGTATTAGTAATTTATTTGGAAGCTCGATGTTTGCTCATGGCTTTAGTGGATTTTTATTGAGTTTTCAAATGGTTATTTTTAGTTTTGCTGGGATTGAAATGATTGGGATGACTGCTTCAGAAACAAATGATCCAGAAGTTGTAATTCCAAAGGCAATTAATGAAGTTCCATCTAGAATTTTAATTTTTTATATTGGATCATTAGTTGCATTGATGTGCATTTATCCTTGGGAACATATTAATGCTACCTCTAGTCCATTTGTTCAAGTATTCCAAAATATTGGAATTACTGCTGCTGCTTCAATTATTAATTTTGTTGTTTTGACTGCTGCAGTTTCTGCATGTAACTCTGCTATTTTTACTACTGGTAGAATGATTTATTCATTAACATATGGATCTAAAAAATATATGGGAAAACAATTGGGATCTTTAAATAAGCATCAAATTCCTTCAAAGGGTATTTTATTTTCAATCGCTGTCATTGCAGTTTCATTAATTTTAAATGCTTATATGCCAGATGGCGTATTCCAGTTAATATCTAGTGTTTCCACAACTTGCTTCTTATTCATATGGGGATTAATTGTTTTAGCTCATATTAAGTATAGAAAAGTTGTTAGTGATAATAATGATGATGATAAATTAACTTTTAAAATGCCATTATTTCCATTTTCTAACTACTTTGTTTTAGCATTTTTAATTTTTGTTGCTGTTATTATGTTATTTAGATTTAATACCCTAATTGCATTGATAGGTTCAATAATTTGGATTGCTTGTTTATACTTTATTAAGTTAATAACTGATGAATTTGAAAAAAGATAA
- a CDS encoding bifunctional metallophosphatase/5'-nucleotidase produces the protein MSDKIAILHTNDLHSHFENWPKIVRYLYEEKRKLQNQGYFVITVDLGDALDRAHPLTEATNGKANVKLLNEVHYDAVTIGNNEGLTNSKQQLDHLYDDANFDVILDNLVDLKTGNQPDWSKKYKIITTTNNTKIKLLGLTAPYHSTYELENWNPIDDQKMIPDLLKDNSKSYDVLVLLSHLGVTQDRLTANKFPQFDIIIGSHTHHLFEHGEYDNQTLLAAAGKYGHYVGEIKLDVDNGEVVNKTASVVKTSDLKTLSSDEKYIKELEQRGEAILSKSKIANIPYTMHTSLRGEPSIVKEGLEAMKKKAGTDAAIINDGLFLDDLSKGIVDKNQLHKILPHSMHVTKTTLSGSDLWRMIMEMEKNRKFLVNFEQKGMGFRGKYFGELNYSGISIDIGTKEVYYNDKLVKDNEKYSIAILDHYLFIPFFPTIDIMGDNRILYDETLRDVFADHLSRKYPLNNN, from the coding sequence TTGTCAGATAAAATCGCAATTTTGCATACCAATGATTTGCATTCTCATTTTGAAAATTGGCCTAAAATTGTTAGATATTTATATGAAGAAAAGAGAAAGTTACAAAATCAAGGCTATTTTGTTATTACAGTCGATTTAGGAGATGCATTAGATCGTGCTCATCCATTAACTGAAGCAACTAATGGCAAAGCTAATGTTAAATTGTTAAATGAAGTACACTATGATGCAGTTACTATCGGTAATAATGAAGGGTTAACTAATAGTAAGCAACAATTAGATCATCTTTACGATGACGCTAATTTTGATGTTATATTAGACAACTTAGTTGACTTAAAAACAGGTAATCAACCTGATTGGTCTAAAAAATATAAAATAATAACGACTACTAATAATACTAAGATAAAATTATTAGGTTTAACTGCACCATATCATTCTACTTATGAGTTAGAAAATTGGAATCCAATTGATGATCAAAAAATGATTCCAGATTTACTTAAAGATAATTCAAAAAGTTACGATGTATTAGTTTTACTATCACACTTGGGAGTGACTCAAGATCGACTTACAGCCAATAAGTTTCCCCAATTTGATATTATTATTGGTAGTCATACTCATCACTTATTTGAACATGGTGAATATGATAATCAAACTTTGTTGGCTGCTGCTGGGAAGTATGGCCATTATGTGGGTGAAATTAAGCTGGATGTTGACAATGGAGAAGTTGTTAATAAAACAGCGTCTGTAGTTAAAACATCAGACTTAAAAACATTATCATCAGATGAAAAATATATTAAGGAATTAGAGCAACGTGGTGAAGCCATATTATCTAAATCTAAGATAGCTAATATACCATATACTATGCATACATCTTTACGTGGAGAACCTTCAATTGTTAAAGAAGGTTTGGAAGCAATGAAGAAAAAGGCTGGAACTGATGCTGCAATTATTAATGATGGACTATTTCTTGATGATTTATCTAAGGGGATTGTTGATAAAAATCAATTGCATAAAATTTTACCGCATTCTATGCATGTTACTAAAACAACTTTAAGTGGTAGTGATTTATGGCGTATGATAATGGAAATGGAAAAAAACCGTAAGTTTCTAGTAAATTTTGAACAAAAAGGAATGGGTTTTCGCGGTAAATATTTTGGTGAATTAAACTATTCTGGAATTAGTATCGATATAGGAACTAAAGAAGTTTACTATAATGATAAATTAGTTAAAGATAATGAAAAATATAGTATAGCAATATTAGATCATTATTTATTTATTCCATTTTTTCCAACAATTGATATTATGGGAGATAATCGTATTTTATATGATGAAACATTACGGGATGTTTTTGCTGATCATTTATCAAGAAAATATCCTTTGAATAATAATTAG
- a CDS encoding YutD family protein, which translates to MDRKTIEEKVEELRNKKRPLAKISQENEHKLLINGHDYEIITNIDNCFDLELFKQQYNPIFSRYNYIVGDYGYGILRLKGFFNDESSVNPQFQFSSIEDYIYEYANIGAKYFVIHNLEAHNNFNNKGNRTSFRKRKNRRHGFEEKITKQKRPINKRKNMKITKSDGKGKRHFIIKEGN; encoded by the coding sequence TTGGATCGTAAAACTATTGAAGAAAAAGTAGAAGAATTAAGAAATAAAAAAAGGCCTTTAGCCAAAATATCTCAAGAAAATGAACATAAATTGCTTATTAATGGTCATGATTATGAAATAATTACTAATATAGATAACTGCTTTGATTTAGAATTGTTTAAGCAACAATATAATCCAATCTTCAGTAGATATAATTATATTGTTGGAGATTATGGATATGGCATTTTGAGACTTAAAGGTTTTTTTAATGATGAAAGTAGTGTAAATCCACAATTTCAATTTAGTTCAATTGAAGACTATATATATGAATATGCCAATATTGGGGCTAAATATTTTGTTATTCACAATTTGGAAGCTCATAATAATTTTAATAATAAAGGAAATCGTACTAGTTTTCGTAAACGTAAAAATAGACGTCATGGGTTTGAAGAAAAAATAACTAAACAAAAACGTCCAATTAATAAACGTAAAAATATGAAAATTACTAAAAGCGATGGTAAAGGTAAACGTCATTTTATAATCAAGGAAGGTAACTAA
- a CDS encoding TIGR01457 family HAD-type hydrolase: MQKYKGYFIDLDGTIYAGNKRIPAAKRFIEKLQKNNIKFLFVTNNTTKMPIDVVKNLSYNHDIHVNEDNVYTAGLATADYMNKIADEKHRKVYIVGEKGLITALRNKNFQIVDNEQPDYVVVGLDSDVTYEKLSKAVLYIRAGAKFIGTNPDSNIPNEKGMLPGAGALVDLVRYATQKEPTFIGKPESIILENALDRIHLHKDDVVMVGDNYMTDISAGINFGIDTLLVYSGLSTKKQVSQMNVKPTNEIDSLDDWQL, translated from the coding sequence ATGCAAAAATATAAGGGCTATTTCATTGATTTAGATGGAACAATATATGCAGGTAATAAACGTATACCTGCTGCTAAAAGATTTATTGAAAAATTACAAAAAAATAACATTAAATTTTTATTTGTCACTAACAATACTACCAAAATGCCAATTGATGTTGTTAAGAATCTTTCTTATAATCATGATATTCATGTTAATGAGGATAACGTATACACTGCTGGTTTGGCTACTGCTGATTATATGAATAAAATCGCTGATGAAAAACATCGTAAAGTTTATATTGTTGGTGAAAAAGGATTAATTACGGCTTTAAGAAATAAAAATTTTCAAATTGTTGATAATGAACAACCTGATTATGTGGTTGTAGGACTAGACTCTGATGTGACCTATGAAAAACTAAGTAAAGCAGTTTTATATATTAGAGCTGGTGCTAAATTTATTGGGACTAATCCAGATAGTAATATTCCTAATGAGAAGGGGATGCTCCCAGGAGCGGGTGCCTTAGTTGACTTAGTTAGATATGCTACCCAAAAGGAACCGACATTTATTGGTAAACCTGAAAGTATTATTTTGGAAAATGCTTTAGATCGGATTCATTTGCATAAAGATGATGTTGTTATGGTAGGGGATAATTATATGACTGATATTTCTGCAGGAATTAATTTTGGAATTGATACTTTGCTGGTTTATTCAGGATTATCTACTAAAAAACAGGTATCACAAATGAATGTTAAACCTACTAATGAAATTGATTCATTAGATGATTGGCAGCTTTAG
- a CDS encoding TIGR01906 family membrane protein — translation MLKWYIKLLLIIICVISAGIFIIINVPFLYRIIISFFDINFHTHKSVNILMNNYNNVITYLQSPFITNMQTSFLMNQNGFNHFRDVKNLILINNLVMFISLPISIKFYISFKRKKYRWIFIRPLKTLNYLILFFGLFILLDFNDFFIKFHQIFFRNNNWVFDAKSNPIILAFPDEYFLICTVLIFVLFLFSCFYLINRGYKDLK, via the coding sequence ATGTTAAAGTGGTACATTAAATTACTATTAATTATTATATGTGTAATTAGTGCAGGGATATTTATTATAATTAATGTCCCTTTTTTATATCGGATAATAATCTCATTTTTTGATATAAATTTTCATACACATAAGTCTGTTAATATTTTAATGAATAACTATAATAACGTTATTACTTATTTACAATCACCATTTATTACTAATATGCAAACTAGTTTTTTAATGAATCAAAATGGATTTAATCATTTTAGGGATGTCAAAAATTTAATACTAATAAATAATTTGGTTATGTTTATTTCGTTACCAATAAGTATAAAATTCTATATTTCTTTTAAACGTAAAAAATATAGATGGATATTTATTCGCCCCCTAAAAACTTTAAACTATTTAATTTTATTTTTTGGATTGTTTATTCTTTTAGATTTCAATGATTTTTTTATAAAGTTTCACCAAATTTTTTTCAGAAATAATAATTGGGTTTTTGATGCTAAAAGCAATCCCATTATTTTAGCCTTTCCGGATGAATATTTTTTGATTTGTACCGTTTTAATTTTTGTTCTTTTTTTGTTTAGTTGCTTTTATCTTATAAATCGTGGATATAAAGACTTAAAATAA
- a CDS encoding VTT domain-containing protein, with amino-acid sequence MNTLIDFILHIDKHIINLVTYFGDWTYLLLFAVIFIETGIVIMPFLPGDSLLFAASAISANPQYHLNIWIFILIFLLASFLGDTLNFYLGDKIGYRITKMKLVAKVIKPKQLDQAKAFFDKYGILAIFIARFMPIIRTLAPFIAATSGYKYEKFIKYNLSACIVWVGLCCGAGYFFGNIPFVQEHFSIVVIGIILVTLIPGIVAFIKERRNK; translated from the coding sequence ATGAATACTTTAATTGATTTTATATTACACATTGATAAACACATAATTAACTTAGTAACATACTTTGGTGATTGGACATATCTATTATTATTTGCTGTTATATTTATAGAAACCGGCATAGTAATTATGCCGTTTTTACCAGGAGACTCATTACTATTTGCTGCTTCTGCTATATCAGCAAATCCACAATATCACCTAAATATATGGATATTTATACTAATTTTTCTGTTAGCATCATTTTTAGGCGATACGTTAAACTTTTATTTAGGAGATAAAATTGGTTATCGAATTACCAAAATGAAATTGGTAGCTAAAGTTATCAAGCCCAAACAGCTAGATCAAGCTAAAGCTTTTTTTGATAAATATGGAATTTTAGCTATTTTTATAGCAAGATTTATGCCTATAATTAGGACATTAGCACCATTTATAGCTGCAACTAGTGGTTATAAATATGAAAAATTTATAAAATATAATTTATCTGCTTGTATTGTATGGGTAGGATTATGTTGTGGTGCAGGTTATTTCTTTGGTAATATTCCATTTGTTCAAGAACATTTTTCAATTGTAGTAATTGGAATTATATTAGTTACTTTAATTCCTGGAATAGTTGCTTTCATAAAGGAAAGAAGAAATAAATAA
- a CDS encoding peptidylprolyl isomerase → MNYPQLNLDKENGPLALIKTNYGDIEIRLFPEQAPMAVENFIKLSEVGYYDGICFHRIIKDFMIQSGDPTDTGAGGESIWNQPFDDEFSEYLYNFRGALSMANAGPNTNGSQFFIVQNNHLEDNLIDPMKKSKFSEKVINAYREYGGAPWLDFRHTVFGQTIKGMDVVDQIANAKVDNSDRPLGNVTINKIEILK, encoded by the coding sequence ATTAATTATCCGCAGTTAAATTTAGATAAAGAGAATGGCCCGTTAGCCCTTATTAAAACTAATTATGGTGATATTGAAATTAGATTATTTCCTGAACAAGCACCAATGGCTGTTGAAAACTTTATTAAGCTATCTGAAGTAGGATACTATGATGGGATCTGTTTTCATAGAATTATTAAAGATTTTATGATCCAATCAGGTGATCCAACTGATACAGGTGCCGGTGGAGAGAGTATATGGAATCAACCATTTGATGATGAGTTTTCTGAATATTTATATAATTTTAGAGGCGCTTTATCAATGGCTAATGCAGGACCTAACACCAATGGAAGTCAATTTTTTATTGTTCAAAACAATCATTTAGAAGATAACTTAATTGATCCTATGAAAAAATCTAAATTTTCTGAAAAAGTTATTAATGCTTATAGAGAATATGGTGGAGCTCCTTGGTTAGATTTTAGACATACTGTTTTTGGTCAAACTATAAAAGGAATGGACGTTGTAGATCAAATTGCTAATGCTAAAGTTGATAATAGTGATCGTCCTTTAGGTAATGTAACTATTAATAAAATCGAAATTTTAAAATAA
- the metK gene encoding methionine adenosyltransferase produces the protein MQERHLFTSESVSEGHPDKIADQISDAILDEMLKQDPDSRVACECSVTTGLVLVFGEITTKAYVNIQKVVRETIKNIGYDNNKYGFDGNTCAVLVAIDEQSPDIAQGVDDSIETKENSTDVLDKIGAGDQGLMFGYAVDETPELMPLPISLSHNLMRKITELRKNGEITYLRPDAKAEVTVEYDDNNSPFFVDTIVLSTQHDPDVKLEKIREDVINKVIKTTIPEKFLSEKTKYYINPTGRFVIGGPQGDAGLTGRKIIVDTYGGAAHHGGGAFSGKDSTKVDRSASYAARYIAKNIVAAKLAKKVEVQIAYAIGVAEPVSISIDTFGTSEYLEEDLISAVRTIFDLRPAGIIKMLNLKRPIYKQTAVYGHFGRTDIDLPWEKTDKVSELNNFLKNNA, from the coding sequence ATGCAAGAAAGACATTTATTTACATCAGAATCTGTTTCGGAAGGACATCCTGATAAAATAGCAGATCAAATTAGTGATGCTATTTTAGATGAAATGTTAAAACAAGACCCTGATTCTAGAGTAGCCTGTGAATGTTCCGTTACAACAGGTTTGGTTTTAGTCTTTGGTGAAATTACTACCAAAGCTTATGTTAATATTCAAAAAGTTGTTAGAGAAACCATTAAAAATATTGGATATGACAATAATAAATATGGATTTGATGGCAATACTTGTGCAGTCTTGGTAGCTATCGATGAACAATCACCCGATATTGCTCAAGGTGTAGATGATTCTATAGAGACTAAAGAAAATAGTACTGATGTTTTAGATAAAATCGGTGCTGGTGATCAAGGTTTAATGTTTGGTTATGCTGTTGATGAGACTCCTGAATTAATGCCACTACCTATTTCATTAAGTCACAATTTAATGCGAAAAATTACTGAATTAAGAAAAAATGGTGAAATTACATATCTAAGACCTGATGCTAAAGCTGAAGTAACTGTTGAATATGATGACAATAATTCTCCATTTTTTGTTGATACAATTGTCTTAAGTACTCAACATGATCCTGATGTTAAATTAGAAAAAATAAGAGAAGATGTAATTAATAAGGTCATTAAAACAACAATACCTGAAAAATTTTTAAGTGAAAAAACTAAATATTATATTAATCCTACTGGTCGATTTGTTATTGGTGGTCCTCAAGGGGATGCTGGATTAACTGGACGTAAAATTATCGTTGATACTTATGGTGGTGCGGCTCATCATGGTGGTGGTGCATTTTCAGGTAAGGATTCAACTAAAGTTGATCGTTCCGCTAGTTACGCAGCTAGATATATTGCCAAAAATATAGTGGCCGCTAAGTTAGCAAAAAAAGTTGAAGTTCAAATTGCATATGCAATTGGAGTTGCTGAACCAGTATCTATATCAATAGATACTTTTGGTACATCTGAATATTTAGAAGAAGATTTGATAAGTGCAGTAAGAACAATATTTGATTTGAGACCAGCTGGTATTATCAAGATGCTTAATTTAAAACGCCCAATTTATAAACAAACTGCTGTTTATGGACATTTTGGTAGAACTGATATTGATTTGCCTTGGGAAAAAACTGATAAAGTTAGCGAATTGAATAACTTTTTAAAAAATAATGCTTAA
- a CDS encoding MDR family MFS transporter yields the protein MIKNINNRHMIMLALFMMTFVGEMDVTIVSTAFPSIIGEIHGVSLMNWIFSIFLLTNAVSIPIYGKLSDQFGRKKILIIGLTIFLLGTIFAGISNNIETLIIFRAIQGIGAGSIMPLSYTIIADIYCMNKKSKMIGINGAIWGISLTLAPLLGGLIVDIFNWRWIFFWTVPIILMSIILISFNLNENSNYIKQKVDYLGIIYLSILLFSVMNLIQFIDSLSVKMDETYYLIIISIISFILFIRTEYKSKNPIIPMSLFHNKTFIIQNIVSLLISGFVFSLEIYLPIWIQGIMRLSASISGLVITPISIFWIAGSFLSGWLLSKTNAFYVTITGLTCLLISAILLLNLSIYLSLINFAVISGICGIGFGLTITNSTVISQNIVDNDKLGVATSFNSLSRIIGQTLILSVLEMVTNREIKIGSLHSDLVNASSVNELMYYKSDHQLSSKTISSFKEILLNSLHLVFFVCLLLVVLALIINFLDKKVKRRS from the coding sequence ATGATAAAAAATATTAATAATCGTCATATGATTATGTTAGCGTTATTTATGATGACGTTTGTGGGAGAAATGGATGTTACTATAGTTTCTACAGCTTTTCCTTCTATTATAGGAGAAATTCATGGTGTATCACTTATGAATTGGATATTTTCTATTTTCTTATTAACCAATGCAGTTTCTATACCTATATATGGCAAATTATCTGATCAATTTGGTAGAAAGAAAATACTTATAATTGGACTAACTATCTTTTTGTTAGGAACTATATTCGCTGGAATTTCTAATAATATAGAAACTTTAATAATATTTCGAGCTATTCAAGGAATTGGTGCTGGATCCATTATGCCACTATCTTATACTATTATTGCAGATATCTACTGTATGAATAAAAAGTCTAAAATGATAGGAATAAATGGTGCAATATGGGGAATATCTTTAACCTTAGCGCCTTTATTAGGTGGTCTAATAGTTGATATTTTTAATTGGCGTTGGATATTTTTTTGGACAGTTCCAATTATATTAATGTCAATCATATTAATTAGTTTTAATTTAAATGAAAATTCTAATTATATTAAACAAAAAGTAGATTATTTAGGCATAATATATTTATCTATTTTATTGTTTTCTGTTATGAATTTGATTCAGTTTATTGATTCTTTGTCTGTTAAGATGGATGAAACATATTATTTAATTATTATATCAATTATTTCCTTTATTTTGTTTATTAGAACCGAATATAAATCGAAGAATCCAATTATTCCAATGTCATTATTTCATAACAAGACTTTTATTATACAAAATATAGTTTCTCTTTTAATTAGTGGATTTGTTTTTAGTTTAGAAATATATTTACCAATATGGATACAAGGTATTATGCGACTATCTGCATCTATATCTGGATTGGTTATTACTCCAATATCTATTTTTTGGATTGCTGGTTCCTTTCTATCTGGTTGGCTATTATCTAAAACAAATGCGTTTTACGTAACAATTACCGGTCTAACATGTCTTTTGATATCAGCAATCTTATTATTAAACTTATCAATTTATTTAAGTTTAATAAACTTTGCAGTTATTTCTGGAATTTGTGGAATCGGTTTTGGATTAACGATAACTAATAGTACTGTTATTTCTCAAAATATTGTTGATAATGATAAATTAGGGGTGGCAACTTCTTTTAACAGTTTAAGCAGAATTATTGGTCAAACCTTAATACTTTCTGTTTTAGAAATGGTCACAAATAGAGAAATTAAAATTGGCTCTTTGCATTCTGATTTAGTAAATGCATCTTCTGTTAATGAACTTATGTACTATAAATCTGACCATCAATTATCTTCAAAAACAATATCGTCTTTTAAAGAGATTTTACTTAATTCTCTACATTTAGTATTTTTTGTTTGTTTATTGTTGGTTGTTTTAGCATTAATAATTAATTTCTTAGATAAAAAAGTAAAAAGACGTAGCTAA
- a CDS encoding class I SAM-dependent methyltransferase, with amino-acid sequence MKLQPSLRYSHQLLKNIVQPGNIVVDATVGKGNDTAFLARLVKNKGKVYGFDLQKEAIQITQNRLDENDLKNVQLFNTGHENIKKYVKENISAAIFNLGYLPGGNKNIITKPNTTLKAIKDCLYLLEQNGIVVLVLYYGHQGGKEEKNSVLSFVKNLNQKQYSVLEYKFINQINEPPILIAIQKK; translated from the coding sequence ATCAAATTACAACCATCACTAAGATATAGCCATCAATTATTAAAAAACATTGTTCAACCTGGTAACATAGTTGTTGATGCAACCGTTGGTAAGGGTAACGATACTGCATTTTTAGCTAGGTTAGTTAAAAATAAAGGTAAAGTTTATGGATTTGATTTACAAAAAGAAGCTATTCAAATCACTCAGAATCGATTAGATGAAAACGATTTAAAAAACGTTCAACTATTTAATACTGGACATGAAAATATTAAAAAATATGTAAAAGAAAACATTAGTGCAGCAATTTTTAATTTAGGATATTTACCAGGTGGAAATAAGAATATTATTACAAAACCAAATACTACACTAAAAGCCATTAAAGATTGTTTATATTTGTTAGAACAAAATGGTATAGTTGTTTTAGTGCTTTATTATGGACATCAAGGTGGCAAAGAGGAAAAAAATAGTGTATTGAGTTTTGTAAAAAATTTAAATCAAAAACAATATTCTGTATTAGAATATAAGTTTATCAATCAGATTAACGAACCACCTATTCTCATAGCTATACAAAAAAAGTAA